The Syntrophorhabdaceae bacterium genome has a window encoding:
- a CDS encoding ATP-binding protein, translated as MPRDASRSADDRGLRQKAEQCLSGKQSNERSGDPAALIHELEVHEIELEMQNDELQKSHLEVEASREKYFELYDLAPVGYLSLDEEGLILELNLTAAGLLGIERGYLVNEPFSRFIRPEFQDPFYLHRRKVLESSARQTCELALEKHDGTVFYAQLDSIRVEADGLGIMRTALTDITERTRMEQALQKAHDELETRVLQRTADLKDALDRLKSEAARRERMEERIRQSEKMEAIGTLAGGIAHDFNNMLAAVLGFAELAIDDNIPRNSNVDRDLKHILKAGFRGKDLVKQILAFSRKTHHEVIPLQLTPLIKETLKLLRSTLPSNVKIALKIKSGSDTVRADPSQVQQVVMNLCTNAGFSMRDKQGGKLTISLSDAGESYSTLPAGLEPGRYLCLTVKDTGTGIEPQVIKRIFEPFFTTKERGQGTGLGLAVTYGIVKSLNGGITVESTPGKGTTFKVFLPHAEPSVREEEVAADDIPRGTEVILFVDDENSLVEWGRETLRGLGYRVVGTTDSRDALALFHVNPAGFDMVITDYTMPAMTGFALAEELLKVRPDIPIILFTGYNENASPEKAKERGIKEFVMKPLGKRDLAEAIRRVLDGTKGEKE; from the coding sequence ATGCCTAGAGACGCCTCTCGTTCAGCGGACGACCGGGGGCTTCGGCAGAAGGCAGAGCAATGTCTCTCCGGGAAACAGTCAAACGAACGGTCCGGTGACCCTGCCGCGCTTATCCATGAGCTCGAGGTGCACGAAATCGAGCTCGAGATGCAGAACGACGAGCTTCAAAAATCCCACCTTGAGGTCGAGGCATCAAGGGAGAAATACTTCGAACTTTACGACCTTGCCCCGGTTGGTTATCTTTCCCTGGATGAAGAAGGCTTGATACTGGAGTTGAATCTCACGGCGGCAGGGCTTCTCGGGATCGAAAGAGGATATCTCGTCAATGAACCCTTTTCCAGGTTCATCCGGCCGGAGTTCCAGGACCCCTTCTATCTTCACAGACGAAAAGTACTCGAATCTTCCGCGAGGCAAACCTGCGAGCTGGCGCTCGAGAAACATGACGGCACCGTGTTCTATGCGCAACTGGACAGTATAAGGGTGGAGGCCGACGGACTGGGGATAATGCGTACTGCCCTCACCGACATCACTGAACGGACGCGAATGGAGCAGGCGCTGCAGAAGGCTCACGACGAACTGGAGACCCGAGTGTTGCAACGAACCGCCGATCTGAAGGATGCGCTGGACCGGCTCAAATCAGAAGCGGCCAGGCGGGAGCGCATGGAGGAGAGAATTCGTCAGTCGGAGAAGATGGAGGCCATCGGTACCCTCGCAGGGGGAATCGCGCACGATTTCAACAACATGCTCGCCGCAGTCCTCGGCTTTGCCGAGTTGGCGATCGACGACAACATACCTCGCAACTCAAACGTGGACCGCGACCTCAAGCACATCCTCAAAGCCGGCTTCAGAGGGAAAGACCTTGTGAAACAGATCCTCGCCTTCAGCCGGAAGACCCATCACGAAGTCATCCCCCTGCAATTAACCCCTCTCATCAAGGAGACTTTGAAGCTGCTGAGGTCGACACTCCCTTCCAATGTGAAGATTGCTTTAAAGATAAAGAGTGGTTCGGATACCGTGCGTGCCGACCCTTCCCAGGTGCAGCAGGTGGTAATGAATTTATGCACCAATGCCGGTTTCTCAATGCGCGATAAACAAGGGGGGAAGCTCACCATAAGTCTGAGTGACGCAGGCGAGTCTTATTCCACGCTTCCGGCCGGGTTAGAGCCCGGGCGTTATTTGTGCCTTACCGTAAAAGATACGGGCACAGGCATAGAGCCCCAGGTAATAAAAAGGATCTTCGAGCCTTTCTTCACCACAAAGGAGCGTGGACAAGGCACGGGCTTGGGCCTTGCAGTCACCTACGGCATCGTGAAGAGCCTCAACGGCGGCATCACGGTCGAGAGTACGCCGGGGAAAGGAACCACGTTTAAAGTCTTCCTCCCCCACGCGGAACCCTCCGTGCGGGAGGAAGAAGTTGCCGCGGACGACATCCCGCGCGGGACCGAGGTGATCCTCTTCGTGGATGACGAGAATTCTCTCGTGGAGTGGGGCCGGGAGACCCTCAGGGGCCTTGGGTACAGAGTTGTCGGAACGACGGACAGCCGCGATGCGCTCGCCTTATTCCACGTTAATCCCGCCGGCTTCGATATGGTGATTACCGATTACACCATGCCGGCGATGACGGGATTCGCCCTGGCAGAGGAGCTTCTGAAGGTGAGGCCTGATATCCCGATTATCCTTTTTACGGGGTACAACGAAAACGCGTCTCCGGAGAAAGCAAAGGAAAGGGGGATTAAAGAGTTCGTGATGAAACCGCTCGGCAAACGCGATCTCGCAGAGGCAATCCGGCGGGTCCTGGACGGGACGAAAGGGGAAAAAGAATAG
- a CDS encoding slipin family protein, whose protein sequence is DALKAIIDVENFLYAASQLAQTTLRSVLGQAELDDLLSKREKINERLQEILDTHTEPWGIKVSNVEVKNVDLPQEMQRAISRQAEAERERRAKVIGAEGEYQASTKLSEASDILSKNPMALQLRYLQTLIEISTEKNSTIVFPLPIDLISFFLDKVKK, encoded by the coding sequence TGGATGCACTGAAAGCGATTATTGACGTGGAAAACTTTCTTTATGCGGCGAGCCAGCTGGCCCAGACGACCTTAAGGAGCGTCCTCGGTCAGGCAGAGCTTGATGATCTCCTCTCCAAGCGGGAGAAGATCAACGAGAGGCTTCAGGAGATACTCGACACCCACACCGAACCATGGGGGATAAAGGTCTCGAATGTGGAGGTGAAGAATGTGGACCTTCCCCAGGAGATGCAGCGGGCCATCTCGCGACAGGCCGAGGCCGAGCGGGAGAGGAGGGCGAAGGTTATCGGCGCCGAGGGCGAATATCAGGCGTCTACAAAGCTCTCCGAGGCCTCGGATATACTCTCCAAGAACCCCATGGCGCTCCAGCTTCGCTATCTTCAGACATTGATTGAAATATCAACGGAGAAGAACTCCACCATTGTGTTCCCTCTTCCCATCGACCTCATAAGCTTTTTTCTGGATAAGGTGAAAAAATGA
- a CDS encoding Spy/CpxP family protein refolding chaperone produces MKRIANRFTYPTVLAVATVLLAILVLAGTSPTRAASPVQEGTAKTGGATSKTDRVEARIKDLHTKLRITPEQEVLWNNVAQAMRDNAKTMEALIRARSDKAGTMNAVEDLKSYGEITQGHADTVKTFIPIFEPLYAGMSEAQKKDADVLFHPQSHHAKAKAKGRSK; encoded by the coding sequence ATGAAAAGAATTGCCAATCGGTTCACCTATCCTACTGTACTCGCTGTTGCGACGGTGCTTCTCGCCATTCTGGTCCTCGCGGGCACCAGCCCAACGCGTGCTGCTTCGCCCGTGCAGGAGGGCACGGCGAAAACCGGCGGCGCAACCTCAAAGACAGACCGCGTAGAGGCACGGATCAAAGATCTCCATACCAAGCTCAGGATTACCCCTGAGCAGGAAGTGCTATGGAATAACGTCGCCCAGGCGATGAGGGACAACGCGAAGACGATGGAGGCGCTCATCAGGGCGAGGTCCGACAAAGCAGGCACCATGAACGCGGTCGAGGATCTCAAATCCTACGGCGAAATCACCCAGGGACATGCGGACACGGTCAAGACATTTATCCCGATTTTCGAGCCCCTCTACGCAGGCATGTCGGAGGCTCAGAAGAAGGATGCCGACGTATTATTCCACCCCCAGAGCCATCACGCAAAAGCAAAGGCCAAGGGCAGATCAAAATGA